In Vibrio cyclitrophicus, one genomic interval encodes:
- a CDS encoding PAS factor family protein, giving the protein MDTTTLIYDTLEGLSSAKPQQHAQIRQNLYNQLDLSFEKQLALYSSVLGPASAGRLTDLDSAVMSARKIVGLENS; this is encoded by the coding sequence ATGGATACAACTACACTCATCTACGATACGTTAGAAGGCCTGTCGAGCGCAAAGCCACAGCAACACGCTCAAATCCGCCAAAATCTATATAACCAATTAGATTTATCATTTGAGAAGCAGTTGGCTTTGTATTCATCAGTTCTTGGTCCAGCGAGTGCTGGTAGATTGACCGATTTGGATAGTGCAGTCATGTCTGCACGCAAGATTGTTGGTTTAGAAAACAGCTAA
- a CDS encoding BCCT family transporter has protein sequence MSDLTNSVKSSNVNAGQANTTNKKAQSESTSDKLGLTNPALWYSGGFIALFVTLALFDGELLSSLVNTGFAWAVKVFGPYWQMLLLLTFLIGLGLAAGRTGKVILGGIAKPEMDGFRWMAIIFCTLLAGGGVFWAAAEPIAHYVSPPPLYGAQENAQQGAVNALSQSFMHWGFLAWAIVGSLTSIVVMHLHYDKGLPLKPRILLYPVLGERALKGHTGALIDACCIVAVAAGTIGPIGFLGLQVSYALNELFGIPDGFTTQLIIILFAIVLYTLSALSGLNRGMQMLSRYNVILAMALMVYILIFGPTNFIFNGYIQGVGSMIDNFIPMATYRGDEGWLSWWTVFFWGWFLGYGPMMAIFIARISRGRSIRQLVSTISLIAPFVTCFWFTIVGGSGLAFEIADPGSVSKAFEGFNLPGALLAVTQQLPMPMLISILFLILTTIFIVTTGDSMTYTISVVVSGETEPNAIIRTFWGVMMGVTALILISLGSGGISALQSFIVITAVPVSIILLPSLWNAPQIAIKMAKEQGF, from the coding sequence ATGTCTGATTTAACCAATAGCGTGAAATCTTCAAACGTAAATGCGGGTCAAGCAAACACAACAAACAAAAAAGCACAGTCTGAATCTACTTCAGACAAATTAGGACTAACCAACCCAGCACTTTGGTACAGCGGCGGTTTTATCGCCCTTTTTGTAACGTTGGCTTTGTTTGACGGCGAGCTACTATCAAGCCTAGTAAACACAGGCTTTGCATGGGCTGTAAAAGTGTTCGGCCCTTATTGGCAAATGCTTCTTCTTCTGACTTTTCTTATTGGTCTTGGCCTGGCGGCAGGGCGAACAGGCAAGGTTATCCTAGGCGGCATCGCGAAACCTGAAATGGATGGCTTCCGTTGGATGGCGATCATCTTCTGTACGCTACTGGCAGGCGGTGGTGTATTTTGGGCCGCAGCAGAGCCTATTGCTCACTACGTTAGTCCACCACCATTGTACGGCGCACAAGAAAACGCACAGCAAGGCGCGGTGAATGCGTTATCACAATCCTTCATGCACTGGGGTTTTCTTGCATGGGCAATCGTTGGTAGCTTAACGTCTATCGTGGTTATGCATCTTCACTACGACAAAGGCTTACCGCTTAAACCTCGTATTCTTCTTTACCCTGTATTAGGTGAAAGAGCTCTGAAAGGCCATACAGGCGCATTGATTGATGCATGTTGTATTGTTGCAGTAGCAGCGGGAACCATCGGTCCGATTGGCTTCTTAGGCCTGCAAGTGAGCTATGCCCTGAACGAACTGTTTGGTATTCCAGATGGTTTCACGACACAGCTGATCATCATCTTGTTCGCTATCGTTCTTTACACATTGTCTGCATTAAGTGGTCTTAACCGCGGGATGCAAATGCTAAGCCGTTACAACGTAATTTTAGCCATGGCATTGATGGTCTACATCTTGATCTTCGGCCCAACAAACTTCATTTTCAATGGCTACATCCAAGGTGTAGGCAGCATGATAGATAACTTCATCCCAATGGCAACATACCGTGGTGACGAAGGTTGGTTGAGCTGGTGGACAGTATTCTTCTGGGGTTGGTTCTTAGGTTACGGCCCAATGATGGCAATCTTCATCGCACGTATTTCACGTGGTCGTAGTATTCGCCAGTTGGTATCAACCATCAGTCTTATTGCGCCGTTTGTAACATGTTTCTGGTTCACCATTGTTGGTGGTTCTGGTCTAGCGTTTGAAATTGCAGACCCAGGCAGCGTAAGTAAAGCGTTCGAAGGCTTTAATTTACCTGGTGCGCTACTGGCAGTAACTCAGCAACTACCAATGCCAATGCTTATCTCTATTCTGTTCTTGATCTTGACGACGATCTTCATCGTAACGACAGGTGACTCAATGACTTACACCATCAGTGTGGTAGTCAGTGGTGAGACAGAGCCTAACGCAATTATTCGTACTTTCTGGGGTGTGATGATGGGGGTAACAGCATTGATTCTGATTTCTCTAGGTTCAGGCGGAATCTCTGCGCTGCAATCGTTCATTGTAATCACAGCGGTACCGGTGTCCATAATCTTACTGCCATCGCTTTGGAATGCGCCTCAAATCGCAATCAAGATGGCGAAAGAGCAGGGTTTTTAA
- a CDS encoding membrane dipeptidase → MYQQRIVIDGLQYCNWNREYFQTLKASGITAVHATAVYHETARETLSRFAEWNLRFEQNADIIMPIHSMADVETAKATGKVGIFLGAQNCSPIDDEIGLIEVMRKQGLLIMQLTYNNQSLLATGCYEKNDTGITRFGKQAIEEMNRVGMIIDMSHSAERSTLEAIDLSSRPICISHANPTFAHDALRNKSNDVIKALTARGGLIGFSLYPFHLPNGSQCTLEDFCQMVATTADMVGVEHLGIGSDLCLNQPQAVLEWMRNGRWSKAMDYGEGSANNSGWPDALPWFCGSAGMENIYNGLMRHGFSESEAGQVLGENWFNFLKDGLEPQSKG, encoded by the coding sequence ATGTACCAGCAACGGATTGTTATAGATGGATTGCAATACTGCAATTGGAACAGAGAATATTTCCAAACACTAAAGGCGAGCGGCATTACAGCAGTTCACGCTACCGCGGTTTACCACGAGACAGCTCGTGAAACCTTATCTCGCTTTGCAGAGTGGAACTTAAGATTTGAGCAAAATGCAGACATTATCATGCCGATTCATTCAATGGCGGATGTGGAAACTGCAAAAGCGACCGGCAAAGTCGGCATTTTCCTTGGTGCTCAAAACTGTTCTCCAATCGACGATGAGATTGGCCTGATCGAAGTGATGCGCAAACAAGGTCTTTTGATCATGCAGCTTACTTACAACAACCAGAGCTTATTGGCGACGGGTTGTTACGAGAAGAACGACACCGGTATCACGCGCTTTGGTAAGCAAGCTATCGAAGAGATGAACCGAGTGGGCATGATCATCGATATGTCTCACAGTGCAGAGCGCTCAACACTTGAGGCAATCGACTTGTCTTCTCGTCCTATTTGTATCAGCCACGCGAACCCAACGTTTGCTCATGATGCGCTACGAAACAAATCAAACGATGTGATTAAAGCCCTAACCGCACGCGGTGGCTTAATCGGATTCAGCTTATACCCATTCCACCTACCAAACGGCAGCCAATGTACGTTGGAAGACTTCTGCCAGATGGTCGCGACTACCGCTGACATGGTTGGCGTTGAACACCTAGGAATTGGCAGTGACCTATGCTTAAACCAGCCTCAAGCGGTTCTAGAGTGGATGCGAAATGGTCGTTGGTCTAAAGCAATGGACTACGGCGAAGGCTCTGCGAACAACTCAGGTTGGCCTGATGCGTTGCCTTGGTTCTGCGGTAGTGCGGGTATGGAAAATATTTATAACGGATTGATGCGTCATGGTTTCAGCGAGTCTGAAGCTGGGCAAGTCTTGGGAGAAAACTGGTTTAACTTCTTGAAAGATGGCTTAGAGCCGCAGAGCAAGGGTTAA
- a CDS encoding alpha/beta fold hydrolase has translation MQANFIDGTTLYRQHSFELPLDYQAKDGQQIQVFARELVDLAKDAQELPWLIYFQGGPGFPSPRVSGQSGWLKRALQNYRVLLLDQRGTGNSTVISHETLAHLSPEQQAEYLTHFRADNIVRDAEAIREQFGVKQWSTIGQSFGGFCTLSYLSLFPQSLQRCYVTGGIPSIEREADDVYRATYKRVEDKNRAFFAQFPQAQAMCREISDYLLNNDVRLPNGQVFTVEQFQLIGINLGGGEANLPMYFTLESAFVEVNGNKQLSYSFLNQMQQEQGYLTNPIYAILHESIYCQGTASNWSAHRVREQYPHFNYQSDSEFWFTGEMVYPWMFDQLETLKPLREAANMLAEKSDWGTLYNAEQLSKNTVPMACAVYADDMYVELDYSRETLANIPNSKAWITNEYEHNGLRVDGERIVDKLMTMVEALENLPK, from the coding sequence GTGCAAGCTAACTTTATTGATGGAACCACCCTGTATCGTCAGCACTCTTTTGAGTTGCCACTCGATTACCAAGCAAAAGATGGACAACAGATCCAAGTCTTCGCACGTGAGCTGGTTGATCTCGCTAAAGATGCGCAAGAACTGCCATGGCTGATCTACTTTCAGGGCGGCCCAGGTTTTCCTTCTCCACGAGTGAGCGGCCAATCAGGTTGGCTAAAGCGTGCACTGCAAAACTACCGTGTTCTGCTTCTTGACCAGCGTGGTACAGGCAACAGCACGGTGATCAGCCATGAAACCTTGGCGCACTTATCTCCAGAGCAGCAAGCCGAATACCTAACGCATTTCAGAGCCGATAACATCGTTCGTGACGCGGAAGCGATTCGTGAGCAGTTCGGTGTTAAGCAATGGTCGACGATTGGCCAGAGCTTTGGTGGCTTCTGCACATTGAGCTACTTGTCGTTGTTCCCACAAAGTTTACAACGCTGTTATGTCACGGGCGGTATTCCTTCTATCGAGCGCGAAGCTGATGATGTTTATCGTGCGACCTATAAGCGTGTAGAAGACAAAAACAGAGCCTTCTTTGCTCAGTTCCCACAAGCACAAGCTATGTGTCGTGAGATCTCTGATTACTTGCTTAACAACGACGTGAGACTGCCAAACGGTCAAGTATTTACGGTTGAACAGTTCCAATTGATTGGTATTAACCTTGGTGGCGGTGAAGCGAACCTTCCTATGTATTTCACACTGGAAAGTGCCTTTGTTGAAGTAAACGGTAACAAGCAGTTGAGCTACAGCTTCTTAAATCAAATGCAACAAGAGCAGGGTTACTTAACTAACCCAATTTACGCGATTCTGCATGAATCGATTTACTGCCAAGGCACAGCGTCTAACTGGTCTGCACATCGAGTACGTGAGCAGTACCCGCACTTCAACTACCAATCTGACAGTGAGTTTTGGTTTACTGGCGAAATGGTTTATCCATGGATGTTTGATCAACTAGAAACGCTTAAGCCATTGCGTGAAGCAGCGAACATGCTGGCAGAAAAATCGGACTGGGGCACTTTGTATAACGCAGAACAGCTGAGCAAGAATACAGTGCCAATGGCGTGTGCAGTTTATGCCGATGACATGTACGTTGAGTTGGATTACAGCCGTGAAACACTGGCGAATATTCCAAACTCAAAAGCGTGGATCACCAATGAATATGAACACAACGGCTTGCGAGTAGACGGCGAGAGAATTGTCGATAAATTGATGACGATGGTTGAAGCATTGGAAAATCTGCCAAAGTAA
- a CDS encoding DUF3726 domain-containing protein: MIVSHNELVAAVNKAFLGMRRTCGEADVIANMVADLQMVGLDGVRHFNNASNFMGLEDDCPVDIQVSSDNTVEVDLHKASLACHLPVIMDYSIEKMVGKKTLKIELNNCHNRWLAYSELVKLAAKGIACMACWDNGSNPKSTLYVLNRGCVAPELFLSDLPLASDEHIHNMTIELSVQDFDIERLSDGYQTHIESETLFRTQEKAWNDGIEVDEAEWGALKETATAILVESSQRSIQGAGELTTS; encoded by the coding sequence ATGATCGTTTCTCACAATGAACTGGTAGCGGCCGTTAATAAAGCCTTTTTGGGTATGCGTCGTACATGTGGTGAAGCCGATGTGATAGCGAACATGGTGGCAGATTTACAAATGGTGGGTTTGGATGGTGTTCGTCATTTTAACAATGCGAGCAACTTTATGGGGTTAGAAGACGATTGCCCTGTAGACATTCAAGTGAGCAGCGACAATACCGTTGAAGTTGACCTGCACAAGGCGAGTTTAGCCTGTCACCTTCCAGTGATTATGGACTATTCGATTGAAAAAATGGTTGGTAAGAAGACACTGAAAATTGAGCTAAACAACTGCCACAACCGTTGGTTAGCGTACAGCGAGCTTGTGAAACTGGCTGCGAAAGGCATCGCGTGCATGGCATGTTGGGACAATGGTTCTAACCCTAAGAGCACTTTGTATGTTCTTAACCGTGGTTGCGTAGCTCCAGAACTGTTTTTATCAGATTTGCCACTGGCATCGGACGAACATATCCACAATATGACCATCGAACTTTCCGTCCAGGATTTCGATATCGAACGTTTGTCAGATGGATACCAAACACACATTGAGTCAGAAACGCTTTTTAGAACTCAAGAGAAAGCCTGGAACGATGGTATTGAAGTTGATGAGGCAGAGTGGGGCGCATTGAAAGAAACCGCAACGGCCATTCTTGTTGAAAGCAGCCAGCGTTCGATTCAAGGTGCAGGTGAACTGACAACTTCTTAG